The genomic stretch CTGTTTTAACAGATATATTACACGGACAAGACCCTTGCGGTTTGATGCGGGGTCTAGATTTTAGATTCCTAAAGGCTCAATGTTTGACGAAGCGCTTCAGCTGGGTAGTCACTTGTCACCACAGACTTGCCAATGCCTTGTTGCAGGACGAGGCGGATTTTTCCATCCACCACTTTTTTATCTAGCCCCATTAAATCGATATATTTATCGACCCCTAATTTTGGTGCTTCGATTGGCAAATTAGCCGCCTTGAAAATTTTTGAGATACGCGCCACTTCAGCATCATTTAGCCAGCCGAGGCGTTTTGATAAATCTGCCGCCATTATGGTGCCAGCGGCTACCGCTTCGCCGTGCAACCACACGCCATAGCCCATCGCGTTTTCAACGGCATGACCAAAGGTATGGCCTAAATTAAGCGTGGCACGCTCGCCCGTTTCATGTTCGTCCGCCGCAACAACGTCCGCTTTATTTTGGCATGAGCGATAAATGGCTTCTGAAGTGACTGCTGTATCCAAGGCCATTAACTTAACTATATTAGATTCTAGCCAATCAAAAAACTTAACATCGCGAATCAGGCCATATTTAATGACCTCTGCCACGCCAGCTGAAAGCTCTCTTGCTGGGAGTGTTTTAAGCGTTTCGGTATCAGCCAACACCAACTGCGGCTGATAAAACGCACCGATCATGTTTTTACCCAGCGGATGGTTGATGCCTGTTTTGCCACCCACAGAGGAATCCACTTGCGAGAGCAAAGTGGTGGGAATTTGTATAAAAGGCACACCGCGCAAATAGGTTGCGGCGGCATAGCCTGTCATATCGCCTATCACTCCACCGCCCAGCGCGATCAGTGTGGTGCTTCGCTCGCAACGGTTTTGCAAAAGCGCGTCATATATAAGGTTAAGGGTTTCAGTATTTTTATAAGCTTCGCCATCCGGCAAGATAATCTCAATCACCTTAACACCAGCCATACGGAGTGGCTCAGCCAATTGCGCCATATATAAAGGTGCAACCGTGGTATTGCTGACAATCGCGACCTGTTTACGCTTAAGATGCGGCAGAATCAATTCCGCTTGGCTTAATAAATGTTGGCCAATATGAATTGGATAACTGCGATCACCCAATGAGACTTCTAGCGTTTGCATAGTTGATGCCATTTAAATTTGAGGCTCCGAGGTTGAGTAGCCGAGTAACGCTTGGATTTTTTCCACGATATTAATCACGGGCTGATTGCCGGTGTCGACAATATGGTGGGCAATTTCACGATAAAACGGATCACGTTCATTAAACAATTGCTCAAGTTTGGCTTGGGCATTGGTGTTTTGTAAAAGCGGGCGATTGCGATCAAAGCGCGTGCGCAAATATAGGTCATGCACACTTGCACGCAAATAAATCACTATCCCACGACTCCCAAGATTCTGACGGTTTTCAGCAGACAACACGGCCCCACCGCCTGTGGCTAGCACGATGTTATCAAGCTGGGTAAGCTCATCAATCATGCCAACTTCGCGCTTGCGAAAACCCGCCTCACCTTCCATTTCAAATATAATCGGGACCCGAACGCCAGTTCGCTTTTCAATTTCTTGATCGGTATCGTAAAAGTCTAATTCGAGATTTTTAGCGAGAAACCGGCCAACCGTGGTTTTCCCCGCACCCATCAAGCCGACAAAAAATATTTTAGGCAATTTAGCAATCCATTCAGGCAATCAAAATGCCCATCACTTATATGAATAGCATTTTAAGGGAATCTTAATAGATTGTCAGATATTGCTTTTTTTCGACACCAACAGACCTCGCTTTAAAATTATTTTTTAGTTTGTAACTTAAGCCACATATAATGACTTTTTTGATACTTCAAGCTCTCTTTTATCTATGTTCCTAAAAAATTGGTGGTTGTTTTTGGTGATGTCTTTCTTGGCGCTACTGACTGTGGTGGCCTTGATGGTGGGACTGGCTGCCGCGCTGATTTATCCAGATTTGCCTTCCTTAGAAGCCCTTACTAATTACCAACCAAAACTACCATTGCGCGTTTATTCAGAAGATGGTTTTTTATTGGCTGAGTATGGCGAAGAGCGTCGGGCATTTGTGGACATTAGCAATGTCCCGCTGAACATGAAATCTGCCGTTATTGCGATTGAAGACAGACGCTTTTATCAACATGGCGGCATTGATACTAAGGGCATTCTGCGTGCAGCGATGAACAATGTAACTGGGGGCTCAAAAGAAGGCGCAAGTACCATCACCATGCAAGTGGCGCGTAACTTTTTCTTATCGAGCGAGCGAAGTCTCAAACGCAAACTCAATGAGGCCATGCTGGCGATTAAAATTGAACACAGCTTGCCTAAAGACAAAATCTTAGAGCTTTATATTAATCAAATTTACCTAGGCCAGCGTGCCTATGGCTTTGCGGCAGCTGCGCAAGTGTATTATGGCAAACCACTCAATAAGCTCAATCTTGCCGAAACTGCGTTATTAGCAGGGCTTCCAAAAGCCCCAACCAGCTACAATCCATTTACACATCCCAAGCGGGCGATTAAGCGTCAACATGAAGTGTTACGTGATATGCGTCGTGGTGGCTTTATTGATGAAGCGACTTATCAAGCCGCACTCAAAGAGCCGCTACGATTTAAAACCTCACAACAATCACGCGATCTTGCCGC from Candidatus Methylopumilus turicensis encodes the following:
- the aroB gene encoding 3-dehydroquinate synthase: MQTLEVSLGDRSYPIHIGQHLLSQAELILPHLKRKQVAIVSNTTVAPLYMAQLAEPLRMAGVKVIEIILPDGEAYKNTETLNLIYDALLQNRCERSTTLIALGGGVIGDMTGYAAATYLRGVPFIQIPTTLLSQVDSSVGGKTGINHPLGKNMIGAFYQPQLVLADTETLKTLPARELSAGVAEVIKYGLIRDVKFFDWLESNIVKLMALDTAVTSEAIYRSCQNKADVVAADEHETGERATLNLGHTFGHAVENAMGYGVWLHGEAVAAGTIMAADLSKRLGWLNDAEVARISKIFKAANLPIEAPKLGVDKYIDLMGLDKKVVDGKIRLVLQQGIGKSVVTSDYPAEALRQTLSL
- a CDS encoding shikimate kinase, with protein sequence MGAGKTTVGRFLAKNLELDFYDTDQEIEKRTGVRVPIIFEMEGEAGFRKREVGMIDELTQLDNIVLATGGGAVLSAENRQNLGSRGIVIYLRASVHDLYLRTRFDRNRPLLQNTNAQAKLEQLFNERDPFYREIAHHIVDTGNQPVINIVEKIQALLGYSTSEPQI